The proteins below come from a single Microtus pennsylvanicus isolate mMicPen1 chromosome 13, mMicPen1.hap1, whole genome shotgun sequence genomic window:
- the Rpa2 gene encoding replication protein A 32 kDa subunit isoform X1 yields MWNTGGFDSFGGSSYGGAGGYTQSPGGFGSPTASQAEKKSRARVQHIVPCTISQLLSATLTDEVFKIGNVEISQVTIVGIIRNAEKAPTNIVYKIDDMTAAPMDVRQWVDTDDASGENTVVPPETYVKVAGHLRSFQNKKSLVAFKIIPLEDMNEFTAHILEVVNAHMMLSKSNNQVSAGRPSISNSGMGEPGNFSGNNFMPANGLTVVQNQVLNLIKACPRPEGLNFQDLRNQLQHMPVASIKQAVDFLCNEGHIYSTVDDDHFKSTDAE; encoded by the exons ATGTGGAATA CAGGCGGCTTCGACAGCTTCGGCGGCTCCAGCTATGGCGGAGCGGGCGGCTACACGCAGTCCCCCGGCGGCTTCGGCTCGCCCACGGCGTCGCAGGCCGAGAAGAAGTCG AGAGCCCGGGTCCAGCACATTGTGCCCTGTACCATATCTCAGCTGCTTTCCGCTACCCTGACTGATGAAGTGTTCAAGATTGGGAATGTGGAGATTTCACAG GTCACGATTGTGGGAATAATCAGAAACGCAGAGAAGGCTCCCACCAATATAGTTTACAAAATAGATGACATGACTGCCGCGCCCATGGATGTCCGCCAGTGGGTGGACACGGAT GATGCCAGTGGTGAAAACACTGTGGTTCCTCCAGAAACATACGTGAAAGTGGCTGGCCACCTCAGGTCTTTCCAG AACAAAAAGAGCCTGGTAGCCTTTAAGATCATACCCCTGGAAGACATGAATGAGTTCACTGCACATATTCTGGAGGTGGTCAATGCACATATGATGCTCAGCAAATCTAACAACCAG GTCTCAGCTGGGAGACCATCTATCAGCAACTCAGGAATGGGTGAGCCAGGAAACTTCAGTGGGAATAACTTCATGCCAGCAAATGGCCTCACTGTGGTCCAAAACCAG GTACTGAATTTAATCAAGGCTTGCCCAAGACCAGAAGGATTGAATTTTCAGGATCTCAGAAATCAGCTCCAGCACATGCCTGTAGCCTCAATCAA gcAAGCAGTGGATTTTCTATGCAACGAGGGACACATTTATTCTACTGTGGATGATGAT
- the Rpa2 gene encoding replication protein A 32 kDa subunit isoform X2 — MWNSGFDSFGGSSYGGAGGYTQSPGGFGSPTASQAEKKSRARVQHIVPCTISQLLSATLTDEVFKIGNVEISQVTIVGIIRNAEKAPTNIVYKIDDMTAAPMDVRQWVDTDDASGENTVVPPETYVKVAGHLRSFQNKKSLVAFKIIPLEDMNEFTAHILEVVNAHMMLSKSNNQVSAGRPSISNSGMGEPGNFSGNNFMPANGLTVVQNQVLNLIKACPRPEGLNFQDLRNQLQHMPVASIKQAVDFLCNEGHIYSTVDDDHFKSTDAE; from the exons ATGTGGAATA GCGGCTTCGACAGCTTCGGCGGCTCCAGCTATGGCGGAGCGGGCGGCTACACGCAGTCCCCCGGCGGCTTCGGCTCGCCCACGGCGTCGCAGGCCGAGAAGAAGTCG AGAGCCCGGGTCCAGCACATTGTGCCCTGTACCATATCTCAGCTGCTTTCCGCTACCCTGACTGATGAAGTGTTCAAGATTGGGAATGTGGAGATTTCACAG GTCACGATTGTGGGAATAATCAGAAACGCAGAGAAGGCTCCCACCAATATAGTTTACAAAATAGATGACATGACTGCCGCGCCCATGGATGTCCGCCAGTGGGTGGACACGGAT GATGCCAGTGGTGAAAACACTGTGGTTCCTCCAGAAACATACGTGAAAGTGGCTGGCCACCTCAGGTCTTTCCAG AACAAAAAGAGCCTGGTAGCCTTTAAGATCATACCCCTGGAAGACATGAATGAGTTCACTGCACATATTCTGGAGGTGGTCAATGCACATATGATGCTCAGCAAATCTAACAACCAG GTCTCAGCTGGGAGACCATCTATCAGCAACTCAGGAATGGGTGAGCCAGGAAACTTCAGTGGGAATAACTTCATGCCAGCAAATGGCCTCACTGTGGTCCAAAACCAG GTACTGAATTTAATCAAGGCTTGCCCAAGACCAGAAGGATTGAATTTTCAGGATCTCAGAAATCAGCTCCAGCACATGCCTGTAGCCTCAATCAA gcAAGCAGTGGATTTTCTATGCAACGAGGGACACATTTATTCTACTGTGGATGATGAT